In the genome of Coregonus clupeaformis isolate EN_2021a chromosome 1, ASM2061545v1, whole genome shotgun sequence, one region contains:
- the bloc1s6 gene encoding biogenesis of lysosome-related organelles complex 1 subunit 6 isoform X1, with the protein METEGKADEGSSSQRDPPQNTGSYDLSLTLQDFRPTEDSQPAEKSVLVEEPIVVDRKAIEKLTEGLLSHYLPDLYSSKQALLELNQNQVILLDTLDQEVTKFRECNSLLDLNSLFTEAKLYHGKLVNIRKDMIMLHEKTTKLKKRALKLQQQREKEAMEEEQQREKELERERQLIAKPAKRT; encoded by the exons ATGGAGACAGAGGGGAAGGCAGATGAGGGTTCCTCATCTCAACGTGACCCTCCTCAGAACACTGGTAGCTACG ATCTCAGCCTGACTCTCCAGGACTTTCGCCCTACAGAGGACTCCCAGCCTGCAGAGAAATCAGTCCTTGTTGAAGAGCCCATTGTAGTGGACAGAAAGGCCATAGAGAAACTGACAGAAGGCCTGCTCTCTCACTACCTGCCTGACCTTTACAGCTCCAAACAGGCTCTGTTGGAACTCAA TCAAAACCAAGTCATCCTGCTGGACACACTGGACCAAGAAGTCACCAAATTCAGAGAGTGCAACTCCCTACTGGATCTAAACTCACTG TTCACAGAGGCCAAGTTGTATCACGGTAAACTGGTGAACATACGTAAAGACATGATCATGCTGCACGAGAAGACAACTAAACTAAAG aaAAGAGCGTTGAAgctccagcagcagagagagaaggaggctatggaggaagaacaacagagagagaaggagctggagagagagaggcagctgattgccaaacctgccaagagaacaTAG
- the bloc1s6 gene encoding biogenesis of lysosome-related organelles complex 1 subunit 6 isoform X2, with the protein METEGKADEGSSSQRDPPQNTDLSLTLQDFRPTEDSQPAEKSVLVEEPIVVDRKAIEKLTEGLLSHYLPDLYSSKQALLELNQNQVILLDTLDQEVTKFRECNSLLDLNSLFTEAKLYHGKLVNIRKDMIMLHEKTTKLKKRALKLQQQREKEAMEEEQQREKELERERQLIAKPAKRT; encoded by the exons ATGGAGACAGAGGGGAAGGCAGATGAGGGTTCCTCATCTCAACGTGACCCTCCTCAGAACACTG ATCTCAGCCTGACTCTCCAGGACTTTCGCCCTACAGAGGACTCCCAGCCTGCAGAGAAATCAGTCCTTGTTGAAGAGCCCATTGTAGTGGACAGAAAGGCCATAGAGAAACTGACAGAAGGCCTGCTCTCTCACTACCTGCCTGACCTTTACAGCTCCAAACAGGCTCTGTTGGAACTCAA TCAAAACCAAGTCATCCTGCTGGACACACTGGACCAAGAAGTCACCAAATTCAGAGAGTGCAACTCCCTACTGGATCTAAACTCACTG TTCACAGAGGCCAAGTTGTATCACGGTAAACTGGTGAACATACGTAAAGACATGATCATGCTGCACGAGAAGACAACTAAACTAAAG aaAAGAGCGTTGAAgctccagcagcagagagagaaggaggctatggaggaagaacaacagagagagaaggagctggagagagagaggcagctgattgccaaacctgccaagagaacaTAG